AACGGTAGTGAAGGAAGACGAGGAAGTAACGGAAGAAAAACAACCAGAAAAAGCTGTTACGGTTGTTGAGGAAGAAGAACAACCTGAGGAAGAAACATCTGTCAAACAATATCGAAAACAAAGAAAACCAATTACACAAATGAATATTGCCGAGAAAGTAGAGTTCTTCACAAACTTACCAAAAAATATGCCAAGAACACTATGTCAAATTGAAACAACTGAGGAAACATACCGCGGTGTTATTATGACAGAAGAAGATAATATTGTGACGATCCGTTCACTAACACATGCAAAGCCGATCGACTTGGAGCTTGGTGAGATTAAAGCGATTAACTTATTAGGTTTTTAATTGTACTTAAAAAAGTTAGGCACTGGTGTGTCTAACTTTTTCTTTGTGTTGCATTTGGACATGGTGGTTTAGATAAGGATAGAGGTAGAGGTGTTGTGTATGGATATGAAGAGGAATTGAGACAGAAAAGAGGTAAGGAGAAGAGGTTGTGTCTGGATACAAGGAGAATCGAGACAGAAATGAGGTAAGGAGAAGATCTTATGTCTCGATACAAGGAGAATCGAGACAGAAAAGAGGTAAAGAGAAGAGCATATGTCTCGATACAAGGAGAATCGAGACATAAAACGTGTTGGGAGAAGAGCATATGTCCCGATACAAGGAGAATCGGGACATAAACCAGGTAAAGAGAAGAGTTTCTGTCTCGATACAAGGAGAATCGAGACAGAAATGAGGTAAGGAGAAGATCTTATGTCCCGATACAAGGAGAATCGAGACAGAAACCATGCACAGAGAAGCGTATATGTCCCGATACAAGGAGAATCGAGACAGAAACCATGCACACAGAAGCGTATATGTCCCGATACAAAGAGAATCAAGACACAAAACGTGTTCGGAGAAGATATTCTGTCTCAATACAAAGTCAAAGTAAATCAAGACAAGAATCAGACACAGAAGCAGGATCTCATACCTCATACAAAAACAAAAGAGACATAGTTTCAGGCGTGGAGCCAAACTATGTCTCAGGTAGGAGCAAAATTTTTATGAAAAAGTCTTATCCAGCAATTAAGCGAGGTGATAAACATTGAATCGCACAGAAGCAAGAAAGGTCGACCTCTACGCAGTTTCTAGTTTTCACTAATTCTTTCACGTCACAAATTTCTTTTGCAAGGTGGCCATGGCAATCAAGTGGAAGTAAGAGTCTTAGTGTTGCACAGCAATCATGAATACCTTCTACACGAAAGAAATTCGTTTCAAAGCAATTTTCGCCGACATTACCAAAGGCTTGAAATGGCTGACCCTTTTCATTTAAAAGAAGAAAAGGAATTGTATCTCCAAGTGTTTTGACAGGGTTTAGAAGATTGCTATAACAGCTTGTAGGGCATTTTTCGTCCTCAACGGCTTTTTGTTGATTTAAGATATTTTCAACTGCATCACATACACATTGATCTTTCATTATCTTCCCTCCTGTTATTCGTTCTTATTGATAGTATAAGAAAATAGGTACAAGAACGTTCTAGGGAAAGCGCCTATTTATGTAGTAGGGACATAAAAAAGAAAAGACTGCTGATAAAACAGCAGTCTATCTATCTACATTTATTTGTGGTATTTTTTTCTGTCTTCAGCAACACGGTCAACTAATTCTGGTGATAGGCATTGAATTGCACAGAAGCAATCAAGGTCTACTTCGATACAGAAATCAGTTTTTTCAAGACCGAAGAAGTCTTCGTCACAAGGATTACATACGCTTAGCGTATTGCCATCAACGTCTACTGGGCGAAGTAATGATAATGTTGCACAGCAATCTTCTACACTTTCAACGCGGAAGAAGATTGTTTGGAAACAAGTCATGTCTCCAGTGAATCCACCAACATTACCGAATGCTTTAAAGAGTTCACCTTTTTTTCCATAAAGGATGAAAGGAATTGTATCTCTTTGTGGACCA
This genomic stretch from Metabacillus sp. B2-18 harbors:
- a CDS encoding CotO family spore coat protein — its product is MSNKQNYKMKPLMYIVSPEHQDIDVNMQSFVVKKSKQQKVDQLKETNSQIQTVVKEDEEVTEEKQPEKAVTVVEEEEQPEEETSVKQYRKQRKPITQMNIAEKVEFFTNLPKNMPRTLCQIETTEETYRGVIMTEEDNIVTIRSLTHAKPIDLELGEIKAINLLGF
- a CDS encoding CotY/CotZ family spore coat protein; translated protein: MKDQCVCDAVENILNQQKAVEDEKCPTSCYSNLLNPVKTLGDTIPFLLLNEKGQPFQAFGNVGENCFETNFFRVEGIHDCCATLRLLLPLDCHGHLAKEICDVKELVKTRNCVEVDLSCFCAIQCLSPRLIAG
- a CDS encoding CotY/CotZ family spore coat protein; translated protein: MGCKDKRDRDNNCVCDAVEQILAEQEAVEEITCPTSCYSNLLGPVAGPQRDTIPFILYGKKGELFKAFGNVGGFTGDMTCFQTIFFRVESVEDCCATLSLLRPVDVDGNTLSVCNPCDEDFFGLEKTDFCIEVDLDCFCAIQCLSPELVDRVAEDRKKYHK